The genome window AGTCCCTCGGCCTCGATCCCCTCGATCCGCAGGTCGCCGCGGAGCAGTTCGGCGAGCGAGAGATCGACGACCGCGCGGCGCAGCGCGAGGCGCCGCAGCGCCCCTCTCTCCGGCCGCCACTCGACGTCCTCCACCTGCACCCGGCCGTCGAGCGGCCGCAGCGAGAGCCGGCCGATCCGCGCCGTTCCGCCGAGCTGCGCCTCGAGCGTCCGCTCCAGCTTCGCGCGGACCAGCTCCGCGCCGGGGGCCTCGAAGGCGAAGGCCGGACGCGCCGCGCCGACCGCGCCCGCCACGGCGGCGAGCGCGGCGATCAGGAAGCCCGCGCGCCGCGGGCGGGTCACGCCGGACGCCGCTCGACGAGAAGCCCCTTGAGGTAGCGGCTCTCGGGGAAGGTCAGCGACTCCGGGTGGTCGGGCGCCGGGCCGGGCCGTCCGACGACGAACGCCTCGACCCCCGCGTCCTCCGCCCCTTGGCGCACGATCTCCTCGAACTCGGCGTCGGAGACGGCGAACGAGCAGGAGAAGGTCAGCAGCCGCCCGCCGGGGGCCAGCGCGCCGAACGCGCGGCGGTGCAGCTCCTTGTAGCCCCGCAGCGCCCCGGCCGCTTCCTGCCGGCGGCGCGCGAAGGGCGGCGGGTCGAGGACGATCGCGCCGTACTTCGCCCCGGCCCGCTCCTCGGCGGCGACGTAGTCGAAGCCGTTCCCCTGGATCCACTCCACGCGGTCGGAAAGGCCGTTGAGTTCGGCGGCCTTCTCGCCCCGCGTCAGCAGCGCCTCCGACTGGTCGAGCGCCCGGACATTCGCCCCCGCCGCGGCCAAGGGCAGCGCGAAGCCCCCCTCGGCGCTGAAGAGGTCGAGGGCGAGCGCCCCTTCCGCCCCCCGCGGCAGCAGCAGCTCCGCCGCGCGGCGGTGGTTTTCCTGCTGGTCGAGGTAGAGGCCGGTCTTGTGCCCGAGGCGCGGATCGACGAGCCGCCTGAGCCCCGCCTCCTCGACCTCGATCGTCTGCGGCGTCTCGCCCGAGAGCTGCCGCACGCCGCGCTCCAGCCCTTCGCGCTCGCGCGAGGCGGCGTCGTTGCGCAGCAGGACGCTCGCCGCGCCGGCCGCCTCGGCCAGCGCGCCGGCGACGAGCGGCGCGTTCCGGTCGGCCCAGACGGTCGTCGCCTGCGCGACGAGGTGCGCGCCGTAGCGGTCGATCGTCAGCCCGGGGAACCCCTCGGCGTCGGCGTGGAGCAGCCGGGCGCAGCCCGGGCCGCACGGCCCGGCCGCGCCGCGGCGCGCCAGCGCCCCGAGGGCCGCCGCGCGGAAGAACGCCTCGTCCGGCGCGGGCTCCCCCCAAGAGAGCCGGCGCAGCGGAATGCGGGACTGGGGGGAATAGGCCGCGAAGCAGCAGAAGGCGCCGGAGCGGTCCACGACCCGCACGACGTCCCCGGGTTCCCCCGCCGCCTCGACAACTTCGTCGGAATAGATCCAGGGATGGCCGCGGCGCGCGCGGCGCGCGCCCCGACCGTCCACGACCGCAGTCAGCGGCGTGTTCATCGCGCAAGGCCTCCTTGGCCGTTCATTCTACCCGTAGGATCGGCGCGCGGAAGGAGCGCGCGTTCCGCGGCGCGGAGCGCGCCGCGGCCGAGGCGGCTATTCCTCTTCCTCGCTGGCGAGGTCGCGCACGCTGGCGCTCTGGGAGAGTTCCTCGCGTTCGGCGAGCTGCTGGCACTTGACGCAGTAGCGCGCCCACGGAATGGCCTGCAACCGCTTGGGATTGACCATTTCGCCGCACATCAGGCACTCGCCGTAGGAGCCCTGCTTCACGCGGACGAGCGCCTCGTCCACCATCTTGAGCTGCCGTCGGTCGAGGTCGGAAAGGGAGAGCAGGAACTCGCGGGTGTAGTGGGTGACGGCGTCGTCGACGTAGTCCTCGCCGCCCTCGATGACCGCCTGGCGGCCCTCGTCGGCCGTCCGGCTGGACTTGTCCAGCAGCGAATGCCGCTTGTCCTCGAGCAGCTTCTCGAACTTCTCGAGTTCCCGCTTCCGCATCGTGTCCCCCGCCGGAGACCCTATGGCCTCCGGGAAGCGCGAAAACTAGCACCGGGGCGCCGGGCCGTCAATGCCCATTCTCCGCTTCTTACAGGTGGTCCGCCGCCATCTCGGCCAGCGGGGACCGCTCGCCGCGGGAAAGGTAGGCCGTCCCCGCCAGCGGCTCGCCGCGCATCCGCTGGCTGGCGAACGACAGGCCGTTCGAGGCGGCGTCCACGTAGGGGTTGTCGATCTGCGCCGGATCGCCGGTGAGGACGATCTTCGTCCCCTCGCCGGCCCGCGTGACGACCGTCTTGACCTCGTGCGGGGTGAGGTTCTGGGCTTCGTCCACGATCATGTACTGCTTCGGCAGCGAGCGGCCGCGGATGTAGGTCAGCGGCTCGACCTCGAGCAGGCCGCGGTCGAGCAGCTGGTCGATCGGATGGCCGTCGGGGTTGGTCGAGGGGCCGAACTCGCCCAGCAGGTACTCGAGGTTGTCGTAGATCGGCTGCATCCACGGGCGAAGCTTCTCGTCCACGTCCCCGGGGAGATAGCCGAGGTCGCGGCCCATCGGGAAGATCGGGCGCGCGACGAGGAGCCGCCGGTAGAGCCGCTTCTCGACCGTCAGCATCAGGCCGGCGGCGAGGGCGAGGAGCGTCTTGCCGGTGCCGGCCTTGCCGAGCAGCGTCACCAGCGGGACGTCCGGATCGAGCAGCAGGTCGAGCGCCAGCCGCTGCTCGACGTTGCGCGGCCGGATGCCGGAGACCTGCTTCGGCACGGCCACCGGGGCGAGCGCGGCCTCGCGCGGCCGCCGCCGGGCCAGCGCCTGATGCTGCGGGTCCGCGGCGTCCTTGAGCAGCACGCCGGCGTTCGGGCCGGGATCGGCGACGTCGATCTCCGCCAGCGGGATCGACTTCTCGGCGAAGAGGCGGTCCACGACCTCGCGCGCGACGGTGACCTCCGTCCAAGCCACGGCTTCCGGATCGAACGAGCGCGCCCGCTCGACGAAGTCCTCGGCGTTGACGCCGACCGCGTCGGCCTTGATGCGCAGGTTGCTGTCCTTGGTGATGAAGACGACCGGCGGACGGGTGCGGGTCATCTGCCAGGCGAGGAGCAGGATCTTGATGTCGTTGACGCCCGCGCTGTCGTAGAAGGGAAAGTCGCGCGGCGTCGGCACGTTGAGCGCGATCCGCAGCGTCCCGCCGTCCGGCGTGGCCACGCCGTCCGTCAGGTGCCCCTGCGCGCGGAGCTGGTCCAGGCTGCGGGAGAGTTGGCGGGCGTTCCGGCCGACTTCCGTCAGCTCCTTCTTGAACCGGTCGATCTCCTCGATGACGGTGATCGGGATGATCACGTCGTTGTCCGCGAAGCCGAAGAGGCTCTGCGGATCGTGCAGCAGGACGTTCGTGTCGAGGATGAACGTTTTCTTCATCGAGGAGGCTCCATCGCGCCGCCGCGGCGCTCGGGTAGATGTTCGCACCGCCGAGCGCGCCGCGGCAAGCCCGAACAGACGCCGGAACGCGAAGCGGGCCCGGGGATCGCTCCCCGGGCCCGCCCCGCCGACGCTTGGTTCAGCGGACGGACGTCACTTCCCCTCGTCGATCGCGGCGTGCGCCGCGGCGAGGCGGGCGATCGGGACGCGGAACGGCGAGCAGGAAACGTAGTTCATCCCGGCGCGGTGGCAGAACGCCACGGACGCCGGCTCGCCGCCGTGCTCGCCGCAGATGCCGATCTTGAGGTTCGAACGGGTCTTGCGGCCCTTCTCGATCGCCATCGTCACGAGCTGGCCGATCCCTTCCTGGTCGAGGACCTGGAACGGATCGACCGGGAGCAGCTTCTGCTCGACGTAGGCCGGCACGAAGCCGCCGATGTCGTCGCGGGAGAAGCCGAAGCCCATCTGGGTCAGGTCGTTGGTGCCGAAGGAGAAGAACTCGGCCGACTCGGCGATCTTGTCGGCGGTCAGCGCGGCGCGCGGCACCTCGATCATCGTGCCGTAGAGGAAGCCGATCTTCTCGACGCCGTACTTCGCGCAGACTTCGGCGTAGATCCGGTCGACGATCTCGCGCTGGTGCACCAGCTCGCTCTTCAGGCCGACCACCGGAACCATGATCTCCGGCTTGGCCTGCTTGCCGGCCTTCGTCAGTTCGACGGTCGCCTCGAAGATCGCGCGGATCCAGGCTTCCGAGATCTCCGGGAAGGTGACGCCGAGGCGGACGCCGCGGTGTCCCATCATCGGGTTCATCTCGTGGAGCTGCTCGGCGCGCTTGTCGAACTCTTCGGCGGTGATGCCGAGCGACGAGGCCAGCTTGGCCCGCTCGTCGCCGCGGTTCGGCACGAACTCGTGCAGCGGCGGATCGAGCAGCCGGAAGGTCACCGGCAGCCCGTCCATCACCTCGAGCGTGTCCATGATGTTCTTCTTGATGAACGGGTACATCTCGGCGAGCACCGCGCGGCGCTCGGCCTCCGTCTTCGAGATGATCATCTTGCGCATCAGGAAGAGCGGCCGCTCCGAGTTCTTGCCGTAGAACATGTGCTCGGTGCGGAACAGGCCGATCCCCTCGGCGCCGAAGCTGCGGGCCTTGAGCGCGTCGGCCGGGTTGTCGGCGTTGGTGCGCACGCCGAGGCGGCGGTACTTGTCCACCAACTTCATGAACTCGACGAAGCGCGGGTTCTCGGTCGAGCTGACCATCTTCAGCTGGCCGGCGTAGACGAGGCCGCGGGTGCCGTTCAGGGTGAGGAAGTCCCCTTCCTTGAACGTCTTGTCGCCGATCCGCATCGTCTTGGCGTGCACGTCGACATGCAGCGCGCCGCAGCCGACGACGCAGCACTTGCCCCAGCCGCGGGCGACGAGCGCCGCGTGGCTGGTCATCCCGCCGCGGGCGGTCAGGATGCCGTCGGCGGCGCGCATCCCCTCGACGTCCTCGGGGTTCGTCTCTTCGCGGACCAGCAGGACCGACTTCCCTTCCTTGGCCCACGCCACCGCGTCGTTGGCGGTGAAGACGATCTGGCCGCAGGCGCCGCCGGGGCCGGCCGGCAGCCCGCCGGCGAGCGACTGGGCGCTCTTCTCGGCGGCCGCGTCGACGATCGGGTGGAGCAGTTCGTCGAGCTGCGACGGGGAGAGGCGCTTCACGGCGGTCTTCTCGCCGATCATCTTCTCGGCCAGCATGTCCATCGCGATGTTCAGCGCGGCCGTGCCGGTCCGCTTCCCCACGCGGCACTGCAGCATCCACAGCCGGCCTTCCTGGATCGTGAACTCGATGTCCAGCATGTCGGTGTAGTGCTTTTCGAGGTTGTCGCGGATCTCGTGGAGCTGCTTGTAGACGGCGGACATCGCCTTCTCGAGCGAAGGCAGGTGCGCGTTGTGCTCGCTCTTGGTCGCCTCGTTGAGCGGGTTCGGCGTGCGGATGCCGGCGACGACGTCCTCGCCCTGCGCGTTCGGGAGCCACTCGCCGTAGAACTTCCCCTCGCCGGTCGCCGGGTTGCGCGTGAAGGCCACGCCGGTCGCCGAGGTGTCGCCCATGTTGCCGAAGACCATCGCCTGCACGCTGACCGCGGTGCCCCACGCGTCGGGAATCCCCTCGATGCGGCGGTAGGAGACGGCGCGCTTGCCGTTCCAGGAGGCGAAGACGGCGCCGATGCCGCCCCAGAGCTGGGCCATCGGGTCGTCCGGGAAGTCCTTGCCCAGAACTTCCTTCACGCGGACCTTGAACCGCTCGCAGAGCTCCTTCAGGTCCTCGGCGGGAATGTCGGCGTCGGTCTTGTAGCTCTTCGCCTTCTTCACCTCGCCGAGCATCCGGTCGAGCTGCTGGCGGATCCCCTGCCCTTCGGCCGGCTCGATCCCCTCCGCCTTCTCCATCACGACGTCGGAGTACATCATGATCAGGCGGCGGTAGGCGTCGTAGACGAAGCGCGGGTTGTTGGTCTTCTTGATCAGGCCCGGGATCGTCTTCGAGCAGAGGCCGACGTTGAGGACGGTCTCCATCATCCCCGGCATCGAGCTGCGCGCGCCGGAGCGGACCGAGACGAGCAGCGGGTTCGCGGCGTCGCCGAAGCCCATCGCCATGATCTTCTCGACGGCGTGGAGGGCCGTCTCGACGTCCTTGGCCAGCGACGCGGGGTAGCTCTTCTCGTTCTCGTAGTAGTACGTGCAGACTTCGGTGGTGATGGTGAAGCCGGCCGGCACCGGGATGCCCAAGAGGGCCATTTCCGCCAAGTTGGCGCCCTTGCCGCCGAGCAGGTTCTTCATGTCCGCCTTGCCCTCGGCGGACCCGCCACCGAACGCGTACACCCACTTGTTCGCCATGCGATCTCCTGTTCGCGCCGCACGGGCCCCGCCCGCCGGTCGGTCGGTTGGTCCAAGACGCGGGCGCCGCCCGGCGCCGCGCCGTGTTCTTCGGTTCAGGCCTTCTCCGCCCCTTCGACGACGATCTCCGAGATGTCCACGACGGCCCGCGCGAGGCGGTCCACCCGGGCGAGAAGCCCGAGGCGCGCCCGGCGCGCGCGGTCGTCGGGGTCCATCACGAGGACGTCGACGAAGAAGCGATCGACGACCGGCCGCAGCGCCGCCAGTGCGGCCAACGCGGACCGGTAGTCCCCTTTGTCCCTCAGTTCGGCGACCCGCCGCTCCGCTTCGTCGGCCGCGCCGCACAGCGCCGTCTCCGCCGGCAACGCCAAGGCGTCGGCGCCCGCTCCGGGCGCCTGCGCCTCGCCCCGTTCGGCGGCTTGGGCGAGGATATTACCTACCCGTTTGCTCGCCGCGGCAAGCGCCAGAAAGTCGTCGCTGCCCCGGAATTCCCGCAGGGCGGCGAGCCGCGCCGTCAGGTCGGCGACGACGAGCGCCTTCTTCGCCGCCGCGACGGCCCGCACCGCGGCGACCTCGTCGTAGCGGGCGCCGGCGTCCTTGGCCAGCGCCGCGAAACGCTCCAGCAAGAATGCGATCACCTTCGGACGGGCCTCGGCCGCCTTGCCCCGCAGGTCGGGGCTGCCCCCCTCGCCGTCGAACAGCGAGAAGGCCGCGTCCAGGGCCGCGGCGAGGTCGAGCGTCGGGAACCGTTCGGCCAGCCGCACGACGCCGAGCCCGGCCCGCCGCAGGGCGAACGGGTCCCGGCTGCCCGAGGGGATCAGGCCGACGGCGAACCCGCCGGCCAGCGTGTCCAGACGGTCGGCCAGGCCGACGACCGCGCCGACGTCGGTCGCCGGAAGGCGGTCCTCCGCGCCGGAGGGACGGTAGAGGTCGTAGATCGCCGCGGCGACCGGCTCCGGCTCGCCGTCGGCCCGCGCGAGCAGCCCGCCGGCCACGCCCTGCAGTTCGGGGAACTCGCCGACGAGGCCGGACACGAGGTCGCACCGCGCGAGCAGCCCGCCCCGCTCGGCCGACCGCCGCGCGGCGGCGTCGAGGCCGGCGCGCTCGGCCAGCTCGGCGGCGAGGCGCGCGACGCGCCGCGACTTGGCGCCGTAGGTGCCGAGCTCCTTCTGGTAGACGACCCCCTCGAGGCGCGGCGCGCGGAGTTCGAGCCGCTCCTTGCGGTCGCTCGCCCAAAAGTAGACCGCGTCGGCCAGCCGGCCGGA of bacterium contains these proteins:
- a CDS encoding TraR/DksA family transcriptional regulator is translated as MRKRELEKFEKLLEDKRHSLLDKSSRTADEGRQAVIEGGEDYVDDAVTHYTREFLLSLSDLDRRQLKMVDEALVRVKQGSYGECLMCGEMVNPKRLQAIPWARYCVKCQQLAEREELSQSASVRDLASEEEE
- the ppdK gene encoding pyruvate, phosphate dikinase, with product MANKWVYAFGGGSAEGKADMKNLLGGKGANLAEMALLGIPVPAGFTITTEVCTYYYENEKSYPASLAKDVETALHAVEKIMAMGFGDAANPLLVSVRSGARSSMPGMMETVLNVGLCSKTIPGLIKKTNNPRFVYDAYRRLIMMYSDVVMEKAEGIEPAEGQGIRQQLDRMLGEVKKAKSYKTDADIPAEDLKELCERFKVRVKEVLGKDFPDDPMAQLWGGIGAVFASWNGKRAVSYRRIEGIPDAWGTAVSVQAMVFGNMGDTSATGVAFTRNPATGEGKFYGEWLPNAQGEDVVAGIRTPNPLNEATKSEHNAHLPSLEKAMSAVYKQLHEIRDNLEKHYTDMLDIEFTIQEGRLWMLQCRVGKRTGTAALNIAMDMLAEKMIGEKTAVKRLSPSQLDELLHPIVDAAAEKSAQSLAGGLPAGPGGACGQIVFTANDAVAWAKEGKSVLLVREETNPEDVEGMRAADGILTARGGMTSHAALVARGWGKCCVVGCGALHVDVHAKTMRIGDKTFKEGDFLTLNGTRGLVYAGQLKMVSSTENPRFVEFMKLVDKYRRLGVRTNADNPADALKARSFGAEGIGLFRTEHMFYGKNSERPLFLMRKMIISKTEAERRAVLAEMYPFIKKNIMDTLEVMDGLPVTFRLLDPPLHEFVPNRGDERAKLASSLGITAEEFDKRAEQLHEMNPMMGHRGVRLGVTFPEISEAWIRAIFEATVELTKAGKQAKPEIMVPVVGLKSELVHQREIVDRIYAEVCAKYGVEKIGFLYGTMIEVPRAALTADKIAESAEFFSFGTNDLTQMGFGFSRDDIGGFVPAYVEQKLLPVDPFQVLDQEGIGQLVTMAIEKGRKTRSNLKIGICGEHGGEPASVAFCHRAGMNYVSCSPFRVPIARLAAAHAAIDEGK
- a CDS encoding class I SAM-dependent rRNA methyltransferase; the encoded protein is MNTPLTAVVDGRGARRARRGHPWIYSDEVVEAAGEPGDVVRVVDRSGAFCCFAAYSPQSRIPLRRLSWGEPAPDEAFFRAAALGALARRGAAGPCGPGCARLLHADAEGFPGLTIDRYGAHLVAQATTVWADRNAPLVAGALAEAAGAASVLLRNDAASREREGLERGVRQLSGETPQTIEVEEAGLRRLVDPRLGHKTGLYLDQQENHRRAAELLLPRGAEGALALDLFSAEGGFALPLAAAGANVRALDQSEALLTRGEKAAELNGLSDRVEWIQGNGFDYVAAEERAGAKYGAIVLDPPPFARRRQEAAGALRGYKELHRRAFGALAPGGRLLTFSCSFAVSDAEFEEIVRQGAEDAGVEAFVVGRPGPAPDHPESLTFPESRYLKGLLVERRPA
- the glyS gene encoding glycine--tRNA ligase subunit beta gives rise to the protein MSADAKSLLLEIGCEEVPARMLPGAAADFAGLVAAILDRAGLAHGAPRLFWTPRRFAALFPETAGTTPRREETLTGPPAAAAWDKEGKPTKALLGFAGKQGLAPASFERLETPRGVYAAARVARGGETVGAVLAASLPAAVGAMAFPKTMRWGLGEHRFVRPIHWIVALHGEEALPIEIMGVASGRATFGHRTLGPGAHDVASADVWEAVLEKAGVVADPAKRRARFGAALAETAATRGGRPVDDPELLEEVADISEYPGALSGTFDERFVRDVPAEVLETCLRHHQKAFLVVGESGPRPAFAVGVNVPSDPEGHVQRGHEWVVSGRLADAVYFWASDRKERLELRAPRLEGVVYQKELGTYGAKSRRVARLAAELAERAGLDAAARRSAERGGLLARCDLVSGLVGEFPELQGVAGGLLARADGEPEPVAAAIYDLYRPSGAEDRLPATDVGAVVGLADRLDTLAGGFAVGLIPSGSRDPFALRRAGLGVVRLAERFPTLDLAAALDAAFSLFDGEGGSPDLRGKAAEARPKVIAFLLERFAALAKDAGARYDEVAAVRAVAAAKKALVVADLTARLAALREFRGSDDFLALAAASKRVGNILAQAAERGEAQAPGAGADALALPAETALCGAADEAERRVAELRDKGDYRSALAALAALRPVVDRFFVDVLVMDPDDRARRARLGLLARVDRLARAVVDISEIVVEGAEKA
- a CDS encoding PhoH family protein gives rise to the protein MKKTFILDTNVLLHDPQSLFGFADNDVIIPITVIEEIDRFKKELTEVGRNARQLSRSLDQLRAQGHLTDGVATPDGGTLRIALNVPTPRDFPFYDSAGVNDIKILLLAWQMTRTRPPVVFITKDSNLRIKADAVGVNAEDFVERARSFDPEAVAWTEVTVAREVVDRLFAEKSIPLAEIDVADPGPNAGVLLKDAADPQHQALARRRPREAALAPVAVPKQVSGIRPRNVEQRLALDLLLDPDVPLVTLLGKAGTGKTLLALAAGLMLTVEKRLYRRLLVARPIFPMGRDLGYLPGDVDEKLRPWMQPIYDNLEYLLGEFGPSTNPDGHPIDQLLDRGLLEVEPLTYIRGRSLPKQYMIVDEAQNLTPHEVKTVVTRAGEGTKIVLTGDPAQIDNPYVDAASNGLSFASQRMRGEPLAGTAYLSRGERSPLAEMAADHL